The Panicum virgatum strain AP13 chromosome 6K, P.virgatum_v5, whole genome shotgun sequence nucleotide sequence ATTTTGCTAAAAAGTTGTCATTTATAAGTTATTTTGAAAAACTATGCATTTAAATTTGTATGTATAGTGAAAGTCGTGCTAAAAAAATATTCTTCAAGTTATTAAGAAAAAGTTATACGTAAAAGTTATGTGCATCTTAAAAAGTTATGATGAAAATTTTATTCTCAAAACGATGTGCAAAAAGTTGTacttaaaaattatatttacatgttataatttttcaaaagtAGAAAATTGCACAgaaaaaaattcccaaaaaggAAAGTAAACATCCTGTCGGAGATCGCGCGTTGCGAGCCGCCCTGGCGCGCGCTGATTAGCTGACCCCCTCGCATGATCTAGATCCCTAATTATGCAGCGGTCGAAATACGTCACACAAAGGGGACGTAGCAAAAACAACAAATGGGAAAAGAAATAAACTTTACGATAAATCGCAGCGACCGCTCAGCGTCAGACAAAATCTAAGCCCGCCGCCCCCCCGGCCGCTCGGCCAGCGCCAGCCACCCACCTGCCTTTCGTCGCCATGCCGCTCCCGTCGGTCAAGGTCGTCGAGGAGTCCCGCGTCGCggtgccggcggccgcggcgctgccgccggagCCGCTCCGGCTGTCCGCGCTGGACGCGCAGTGGGTCACGCTCCCGCTCATCCAGCGCGTGTTCATcttcgtcgacggcggcggcgccggcggcgaggggaacatCCCGCCGTTCGCGTCCGCCGTGGCCGCCCTGCGCGCGTCGCTCGCGGAGACCGCCGCGCGGTTCCCCACGCTGGCCGGGAGGATCGTGCACCTGCCGGCCACgggcgacgccgccgtcgactgcgccgggggcggcggcgtcaggTTCGTCGTCGCGGAgagcggcgacgccgccgcggggcgccTCGCAGGGGCCGAGGACCACGACGCCGAGGCGCTCCGCTCGCTTGCCCCGGCGCTCGACGCCGGCCAGCTCCCCGCCGAGACGATGGCCGCGCAGGTCACGCGGCTGCGGGGCGGGCTGGCGCTCGGCGTCGCGATGCACCACGCCGTGGTCGACGGCCGGTCCGTGTGGAGGTTCGtcgaggcgtgggcggcggcgtgccgcggGGACGCGGACAGCGCCGAGCCGCCGACGTTCGACCGCGCGGCGATCGAGCTCCCCGGCGGCGAGGACCTCGCGAGGGTCGTGCTGCGAAAGTACGCTCCCGATCTGCCAATGGTACGTCACACCAATCTACTCTACCTGCGCCTTCCCCAACTTCATTTCATTCTCCCTTCCGCGTTGGTCGCTCacgcacgccggccgccggttGCCGACCGGCGTGCAGTGGTCAAGCAACACGGCTGCGTGCGTTCATGTACCAAACCCATGACAACAGCCCACCGCagagcaacaaaaaaaatccgTCCAAATCATTGGGATGGGCTCCATCCAGACCATTCATCAACTATGGTCTTATCACTGGCTAAGATGTTTAGCGGTAGAACTGTTGTTATTGTGTTTAATTAGCTATAACTAGCATTTAGCAGGCTAAAAGCTATAGCGGCTGCTCTTCTTAGCAACTATAGCAGTTGGTAATTTGAAACTTATCATTAGCGCATCTGGATCCCATTTGTAGGCCGCCGTGGCGGGGCACTTCATCCGCCCCAACCTCTCCCGCCGGACGTTCACCATCGTCGCACAAGACGTGCAGCGCCTGAAGCAGCGCATCGCCGAGCTCTCGCCACCGGAGCAGgtcgccgccccgccgtccAGCTTCGTCGCCATAGCGGCGCTCTCCTGGGTGTCCTTTGTCCACGCCAAGCACCTGGCCGGCATCGTCTCTCCCGACGACGAGGTGTACCTCTTCTTCTTCGCCGACTGCCGCGAGCGCCTCGACCCGCCGCCGGGGCACCGGTACTTCGGGACGTGCATCTCCGGCTGCCTGGCGCGGGCCACGGCGCGGGACCTCCTCACGGGAAATGGTCTGGGCGTCGCCGCCACCTtggtggcggaggaggtccgccgcgccgccgaggacCCGCTGGCCGGCTGGGATTGGAGGAGCACGGTAGAGGGGGTGGACATGGATCGGTTGGTGAACCTGGCCGGGTCCACGAGGTTCCCTGCGTACGAGGCGTCAGACTTCGGGTGGGGCCCGCCTGGCAGGACGGAGCTGGTCACCATGAACCACGACGGGCAGGTCGTGCTCGTGGCCGGGAAGAAGGGAGGCGTTGGCGCTGGCGGTGTGCAGGTGTCCGTGTCGCTGCAGCCAGCGCACATGGACACGTACAAGTCGCACTTACTCAGCTATTTCTGCTAATTTTGTTTTCTTGTATGTATTTTGATGTTCGTGTATGTATTGTTCTACCATGGACATTCATCACAAGTTTTAAACTATTATCATCTCAAATAATTAAGGCAAGAGTTCCATATACGGATGCAACATTTCGATCTCCGGTTCGGTAGTACTAtattatctaggctttgattaCAAGCGATGTAGTTCGTTTACATTAATCTACTAAGTTATCCGATCTCTTTTAACTCGAACAAGGCTGCCTTTGCTTCAACTCTTATTTATTTCAATTAGGTCACAAGTTATCGAtttcttttaatttttaatCACACATAAGACTGTCTCGATTAGAGCCAATTGAGCCAACCGATAGAGCCAACGATCTTCGTTTTATCTTGAATTAATCAAATCTTGTACCTTGCTACAGTTAGATGTATTGGCGGCTAGCTCGTTCGATTTGATTTCACTATCTCAGACTGTCTCGGTTAGATCCGATCTTTGAATAGTGTTGTTAAGTCTAATTTTACTGGTCCAACTCGATTTACTGTAGATTGAGATGATCAATCAGCTGTCTTAACCTATCACTGACTAGAACTAAAAACAAGTCCAACTGTGACTAGATTCATGGGCAAGTTTTGCTTAATTTATCGCCCCGACTATTAATATTGTCTCAGTTAGGTCCGATCCGACTAATATTAATGATAAGTTGAGTTGAATGATCTAGATGTGTTTATTTGCAACTAGGCCTATTTTCAGCTCCAGCTGTCATTTATGAATGGGCTCTATAAATGATGGCCCCACTCGCATATCGGACGCATCAACCGATACTCCTTTTACTGAACCATTTGGAACTCTGCCCGGTAGGTTCCTCACTATTTACTGATTAAGTTTTATTCTCTTATCAATTACAAATCAAGTTGACCGGCATGCCGCGAACCTCGAATACCTGCATTAGATATAAGCAAAGCTCAGCTCCCAGGCCTTAGCGTGTCGTGCTTCATAAGATTCATCGCTCTGAATTTTGCGGCAACAATATCCTAAGCATTTAGCTAATATCAAGGTGATAGCATAAATAGAGGGTATCATAAAATCTTAGGTTAGGTATTATTAGCAGGATAATGGTACACAAGGGGTCGCTATCCAACTAGATTTATAACTAAATCAAGTTGCAAAAATAATTCAATCCCACGATAACCGGACTGTAACACTACTAGGCTTCTACGGATTATGTTTGAAAATTAGGATAAATATGATTAAAAGGGAATAGGTTGGACTTGTCATCTTCAAAAAAGCCTTCCATAACTCATGCTTGGGGTAGGGGTCTTCCTTCTCGGGCTTGCAGTACTGCCCTCCAAGTTCGTCAACATGCTCCTCATCGGTCATTCTGTCGGCTATGACGACAGCGGCACAAATGACATATAAACACAACAATC carries:
- the LOC120711529 gene encoding phenolic glucoside malonyltransferase 1-like, with amino-acid sequence MPLPSVKVVEESRVAVPAAAALPPEPLRLSALDAQWVTLPLIQRVFIFVDGGGAGGEGNIPPFASAVAALRASLAETAARFPTLAGRIVHLPATGDAAVDCAGGGGVRFVVAESGDAAAGRLAGAEDHDAEALRSLAPALDAGQLPAETMAAQVTRLRGGLALGVAMHHAVVDGRSVWRFVEAWAAACRGDADSAEPPTFDRAAIELPGGEDLARVVLRKYAPDLPMAAVAGHFIRPNLSRRTFTIVAQDVQRLKQRIAELSPPEQVAAPPSSFVAIAALSWVSFVHAKHLAGIVSPDDEVYLFFFADCRERLDPPPGHRYFGTCISGCLARATARDLLTGNGLGVAATLVAEEVRRAAEDPLAGWDWRSTVEGVDMDRLVNLAGSTRFPAYEASDFGWGPPGRTELVTMNHDGQVVLVAGKKGGVGAGGVQVSVSLQPAHMDTYKSHLLSYFC